From Aquabacter sp. L1I39, the proteins below share one genomic window:
- a CDS encoding MBL fold metallo-hydrolase, giving the protein MSDRRNEGLWAWRQRENHNHMIALQEKALGPTGEGSIELAFFGGSAFRITTPAGLTLMIDPWRNPPWGNWDWYHYDFPAETVDIALSTHAHFDHDGVHVLSANVILDRLIGTYSFADVKITGIADKHVSDSSHNAYDWAEMTRRLTDTRTTPPDNARSFDNCLILVEVAGLKILHWGDNRPNPPEHVWDAIGAVDIALLPVDGSQHVMSYAQVEEVAARLKAHLVVPHHYGIWDVTMRASTLLPPDEWVNGRPGSLWTESGAVRLDAASVKTHDNVALCFGPHVAFDKAAMLAKGRR; this is encoded by the coding sequence ATGAGCGACCGCCGCAATGAGGGCCTGTGGGCCTGGCGCCAGCGCGAGAACCACAACCATATGATCGCGCTGCAGGAAAAGGCGCTCGGGCCGACAGGGGAGGGCAGCATCGAGCTCGCCTTTTTCGGCGGCTCCGCCTTCCGCATCACCACGCCCGCGGGACTGACGCTCATGATCGATCCCTGGCGCAACCCGCCCTGGGGCAATTGGGACTGGTATCATTACGACTTCCCGGCCGAGACCGTGGACATCGCGCTGTCCACCCACGCCCATTTCGACCATGACGGCGTGCATGTCTTGAGCGCCAACGTCATCCTGGACCGGCTGATCGGCACCTATTCGTTCGCCGACGTGAAGATCACCGGCATCGCCGACAAGCATGTGTCCGACAGCAGCCACAATGCCTATGACTGGGCGGAGATGACGCGCCGCCTCACCGACACGCGCACCACGCCCCCCGACAATGCCCGCTCCTTCGACAATTGCCTGATCCTGGTGGAGGTGGCCGGGCTGAAGATCCTCCATTGGGGCGACAACCGGCCCAACCCGCCCGAGCACGTCTGGGACGCCATCGGTGCGGTGGACATCGCCCTCCTGCCGGTGGACGGCTCACAGCATGTGATGAGCTATGCCCAGGTGGAGGAGGTGGCGGCGCGGCTCAAGGCCCATCTGGTGGTGCCCCACCATTATGGCATCTGGGACGTGACCATGCGCGCCTCCACCCTCTTGCCGCCGGACGAGTGGGTGAATGGCCGGCCGGGCTCGCTGTGGACGGAAAGCGGGGCGGTGCGGCTCGATGCGGCCAGCGTGAAGACGCACGACAATGTGGCTCTGTGCTTCGGCCCCCATGTGGCCTTCGACAAGGCGGCGATGCTGGCCAAAGGGCGGCGCTGA
- a CDS encoding biliverdin-producing heme oxygenase, giving the protein MTLRGFLKQETEGHHARLDGALSELNLMDASDYGRFLHIHAAALRPVELQLEHAGVAALFDDWPRRVRRTALEADLAVLGLGRPAPAPFAPLAGADEMLGALYVLEGSRLGHAMMLRHLPKQAATRPAMTFLAHGAGERLWGGFLTTLAGREARADRGRMIAAAHRTFGAYLEATARLLPGAPAALSATPPPCLDPVS; this is encoded by the coding sequence ATGACCCTGAGAGGATTCCTGAAGCAAGAGACGGAAGGGCACCACGCCCGGCTCGATGGCGCCCTTTCCGAGTTGAACCTCATGGATGCCTCCGACTATGGCCGCTTCCTGCACATCCATGCGGCAGCCCTTCGCCCCGTGGAGCTTCAACTGGAGCATGCGGGCGTCGCCGCCCTGTTCGATGACTGGCCGCGCCGCGTGCGCCGGACGGCGCTGGAGGCGGATCTTGCCGTCCTCGGCCTCGGCCGGCCCGCACCGGCGCCCTTCGCTCCGCTGGCGGGCGCGGACGAGATGCTGGGCGCGCTCTACGTGCTCGAAGGCTCGCGCCTCGGCCATGCCATGATGCTGCGCCACCTCCCGAAGCAGGCCGCCACGCGCCCCGCGATGACCTTCCTCGCCCATGGCGCCGGAGAGCGTCTGTGGGGCGGGTTTCTCACCACCTTGGCGGGGCGCGAGGCGCGGGCGGATCGGGGGCGCATGATCGCGGCCGCGCACCGGACCTTCGGGGCCTATCTGGAGGCGACTGCGCGCCTCCTTCCCGGCGCGCCCGCAGCCTTGTCGGCGACCCCGCCGCCTTGCCTGGACCCCGTGTCATGA
- a CDS encoding ATP-binding protein, whose protein sequence is MREASRPDLLEACAQEPIRIPGGVQPHGALLVLRPDDLAVVQASANAADILGFPVAAERTPRIADLPLGGGTLLDDIARWSAGQDGFYLKAQAIADRMFEVSAHRTPQGLLVEFEPACDLGDPSETFYPVLRDFLEESEALPDTLRLAEAVAARVRRLTGFNRVMIYRFDEDWNGTVLAEDGDGALPSYLDLRFPASDIPAQARDLYRLNRLRIIPTCDYAPVPLVPELSPLDGAPLDLSFAALRSVSPVHLEYMRNMGTAASMSISLMVSGKLWGLISCHHAQARRVGAQVRAACDFLGRMVAQQIDARERGAEVTERLRLHQVQTELVAHLARAPAFQAGLVERAVQWLDIVNAQGAAVLTEGTVLTAGITPSAEQVAELAEWLRTQKIEQAFATDCLSRHWPKGLDMADVASGILAVPISRLHASFIIWFRPEVIRTVTWGGDPATAKQQDAAGRLHPRRSFESWKEQVRHRSTPWREAELLSAADFRVAVVNFVLQRAEERAQLSEELQRSNKELEAFSYSISHDLRAPFRHIAGYAQLLAEEEPGLKPLSHHYLEGISRAALSAGQLVDDLLHFSQLGRASLKTSRIDMTKVMEEVRHSLDATETGRVIEWQVGALPPCWGDPSLVRQALFNLVENAVKYTRGCDPTRIRVEGREEGDLVVYTVTDNGIGFDMAYGGKLFQVFQRLHRPEDFEGTGIGLALTKRIIDRHGGSVQAKGAVGQGATFSFSLPRHAKGKGRGDT, encoded by the coding sequence ATGAGGGAGGCATCACGGCCCGACCTCCTGGAGGCCTGCGCCCAGGAGCCCATCCGCATTCCCGGTGGCGTGCAGCCCCATGGCGCCTTGCTGGTGCTGCGCCCGGACGATCTCGCGGTGGTGCAGGCGAGCGCCAATGCCGCCGATATTCTCGGCTTCCCAGTGGCCGCGGAGCGTACGCCCCGGATTGCGGACCTGCCGCTGGGCGGGGGAACCTTGTTGGACGACATCGCCCGCTGGAGTGCGGGACAGGATGGCTTCTATCTCAAGGCGCAGGCGATCGCCGACCGCATGTTCGAGGTCTCGGCCCACCGCACGCCGCAGGGGCTGCTGGTGGAATTCGAACCGGCCTGCGATCTGGGCGATCCGAGCGAGACCTTCTATCCCGTCCTGCGCGACTTTCTGGAGGAAAGTGAGGCGCTTCCGGACACGTTGCGCCTCGCGGAGGCGGTGGCGGCGCGGGTGCGCCGGCTCACCGGCTTCAACCGGGTGATGATCTACCGCTTCGACGAGGACTGGAACGGCACCGTCCTCGCCGAGGACGGCGATGGGGCGCTGCCCTCCTATCTGGACCTGCGGTTTCCCGCGTCAGATATCCCGGCCCAGGCGCGCGACCTTTATCGCCTCAACCGCCTGCGCATCATCCCCACCTGCGATTATGCGCCCGTGCCGTTGGTGCCGGAATTGAGCCCGCTGGACGGGGCGCCGCTGGACCTGAGCTTCGCGGCCCTGCGCAGCGTCTCGCCGGTGCATCTGGAATATATGCGCAACATGGGCACGGCGGCGTCCATGTCGATCTCCCTCATGGTGTCCGGCAAGCTCTGGGGGCTGATCTCGTGCCACCATGCGCAGGCGCGCCGCGTGGGCGCGCAGGTGCGCGCTGCCTGTGATTTTCTCGGTCGCATGGTGGCCCAACAGATCGATGCCCGCGAACGCGGGGCGGAGGTCACGGAGCGGCTGCGCCTGCACCAGGTGCAGACGGAGCTTGTGGCCCATCTGGCCCGGGCGCCCGCCTTCCAGGCCGGGCTGGTGGAACGGGCGGTGCAGTGGCTCGACATCGTCAATGCGCAAGGTGCGGCCGTCCTCACCGAGGGCACTGTGCTGACCGCCGGCATCACGCCGTCCGCCGAGCAGGTGGCGGAGTTGGCCGAATGGCTGCGGACGCAGAAGATCGAGCAAGCCTTCGCCACCGATTGCCTTTCCCGCCATTGGCCGAAGGGCCTCGACATGGCGGATGTGGCGAGCGGCATCCTGGCCGTTCCCATTTCCCGCCTCCATGCCAGCTTCATCATATGGTTCCGGCCGGAAGTGATCCGCACCGTCACCTGGGGCGGCGATCCCGCCACCGCCAAGCAGCAGGACGCGGCCGGCCGCCTTCATCCCCGCCGCTCGTTCGAAAGCTGGAAGGAGCAGGTGCGTCATCGGTCCACACCCTGGCGGGAGGCGGAATTGCTGTCGGCGGCCGATTTCCGCGTGGCGGTGGTCAATTTCGTGCTCCAGCGCGCCGAGGAACGGGCCCAATTGTCCGAGGAATTGCAGCGCTCCAACAAGGAGCTGGAGGCCTTCTCCTATTCCATTTCCCACGATCTGCGGGCGCCCTTCCGCCACATCGCCGGCTATGCCCAGTTGCTGGCGGAGGAGGAGCCGGGCCTGAAGCCGCTCTCCCACCATTATCTGGAAGGCATTTCCCGCGCCGCCCTCTCGGCCGGGCAATTGGTGGATGACCTCCTGCACTTCTCGCAGCTTGGCCGCGCCAGCCTGAAGACCTCGCGCATCGACATGACCAAGGTCATGGAGGAGGTGCGGCACAGCCTCGATGCCACCGAGACCGGGCGGGTGATCGAATGGCAGGTGGGGGCGCTGCCGCCGTGCTGGGGCGATCCCTCCCTGGTGCGCCAAGCCTTGTTCAACCTCGTTGAGAATGCGGTGAAATATACCCGTGGGTGCGATCCCACCCGGATCCGTGTGGAGGGCCGGGAGGAGGGCGACTTGGTCGTCTACACCGTCACCGACAATGGCATCGGCTTCGACATGGCCTATGGCGGCAAGCTCTTCCAGGTGTTCCAGCGCCTGCATCGGCCGGAGGATTTCGAGGGGACGGGGATCGGCCTCGCGCTCACCAAGCGCATCATCGACCGTCATGGAGGCAGCGTGCAGGCCAAGGGCGCCGTGGGGCAGGGCGCGACCTTCAGCTTCTCCCTGCCCAGACATGCGAAAGGAAAAGGCCGTGGGGACACTTAG
- a CDS encoding response regulator has protein sequence MGTLRPILLVEDNPADVELTLAALKKTKLANDIIVARDGVEALDFIFSEGQHANRDTGHPAVVLLDLKLPKVDGLEVLERVKRHPRLRAIPIVMLTSSREESDIVRSYQFGVNSFVVKPVEFSAFFNAIRDLGVFWAVLNEPPPGDI, from the coding sequence GTGGGGACACTTAGGCCCATCCTCCTGGTGGAGGACAATCCGGCGGACGTGGAACTCACCCTGGCCGCCCTCAAGAAGACCAAGCTGGCGAACGACATCATCGTCGCCCGCGACGGCGTGGAAGCCCTCGACTTCATCTTCTCCGAAGGCCAGCACGCGAACCGGGACACAGGACATCCGGCCGTGGTGCTGCTCGACCTGAAACTGCCCAAGGTGGACGGGCTGGAGGTGCTGGAGCGTGTCAAGCGCCATCCACGCCTGCGCGCCATTCCCATCGTGATGCTCACCTCCTCCCGCGAGGAGAGCGACATCGTTCGCTCCTACCAGTTCGGCGTCAATTCCTTCGTGGTCAAGCCCGTGGAATTTTCCGCCTTCTTCAATGCCATTCGGGATCTCGGCGTGTTCTGGGCGGTCCTGAACGAGCCCCCACCTGGAGACATCTGA
- a CDS encoding response regulator, whose translation MATPLQFLLLEDSPVDAELISHQLRKVEGAPEVTQVSIRAAYEAALAHRAYDLILSDYSIPDFLGLDALSIARERQPQTPFIFISGVLGEERATEAMRAGATDYVTKRDLARVPMVVERALREARDRRVAREAATALALSEERYRSLFNSIESGFCIFEVEFDEKGKPRDYLFLEVNPAFERLTGVRDAVGRRMREIAPDHERHWFEIYGEVARTGEPRRFEQAATALEGRWFDVFAYRVGRPEERRVAVLFNDITQRRLNDEALKESEAHYRFAVELNPQVAWTATPDGQFDRVAERWSAWTGTSGLCESWTHGIHEEDRARCLAAWRKAVETGEPFDVELRILRRNGEVRWARSRAFPRRDESGAIVKWYGTTEDNHERKLAEEGLKRLNETLEQRIIERTAELVRAQEALRQSQKLEAMGQLTGGVAHDFNNLLTPIIGSLDLLQRRNVGDERTRPLIEGALQAAERAKTLVQRLLAFARRQPLQPTSVDLAALVKGMGELVASTSGPRIKVTADAPDNLPPAHADANQVEMAILNLAVNARDAMPDGGQLHISAQEEEVGADHAAKLPPGRYLRLSVADTGTGMDAETLARAVEPFFSTKGIGKGTGLGLSMVHGLAAQLGGGLTLHSRVGLGTRADLWLPVAADLAPEPSRPMEGDVTTGRGTVLLVEDEQLVRISTAEMLNDLGYQVAVASSAEQALHLLGQGLKPTVLVTDHLMAGMTGAELAHSDAVKAAGVAVVLVTGYADDPRVAENLVRLNKPFRRTELAQALVEAGQNQLGAPAA comes from the coding sequence ATGGCGACCCCGCTCCAGTTCCTCCTGCTTGAGGACAGCCCCGTCGATGCCGAGCTCATCTCCCACCAATTGCGCAAGGTGGAGGGTGCGCCCGAGGTGACGCAGGTCTCCATCCGCGCCGCCTACGAGGCCGCGCTGGCGCACCGCGCCTACGACCTCATCCTCTCCGACTATTCGATCCCCGATTTCCTCGGCCTCGACGCGCTGTCCATCGCCCGCGAGCGGCAGCCGCAGACGCCGTTCATCTTCATTTCCGGCGTGCTGGGCGAGGAGCGGGCCACCGAGGCCATGCGGGCCGGCGCCACCGACTATGTCACCAAGCGCGACCTTGCCCGCGTGCCCATGGTGGTGGAGCGGGCGCTGCGCGAAGCGCGCGACCGCCGCGTCGCCCGCGAGGCGGCCACCGCCCTGGCGCTCAGCGAGGAGCGCTATCGCAGCCTGTTCAATTCCATCGAATCCGGCTTCTGCATCTTCGAGGTGGAGTTCGACGAGAAGGGCAAGCCGCGCGACTATCTCTTCCTGGAGGTCAACCCCGCCTTCGAGCGGCTCACGGGCGTGCGCGACGCGGTGGGGCGCCGCATGCGCGAGATCGCGCCCGACCATGAACGCCATTGGTTCGAGATCTATGGCGAGGTGGCTCGCACCGGCGAGCCGCGCCGCTTCGAGCAGGCGGCCACGGCCCTGGAGGGGCGCTGGTTCGATGTCTTCGCCTATCGGGTGGGGCGGCCGGAGGAACGGCGCGTGGCCGTGCTCTTCAACGACATCACCCAGCGCCGGCTCAATGACGAGGCGCTGAAGGAGAGCGAGGCCCATTACCGCTTCGCCGTTGAGCTGAACCCCCAGGTGGCCTGGACCGCCACCCCCGACGGCCAGTTCGACCGCGTGGCCGAGCGCTGGTCCGCCTGGACCGGGACGAGTGGGCTCTGCGAAAGCTGGACGCACGGCATCCACGAGGAAGACCGCGCCCGGTGCCTGGCCGCCTGGCGCAAGGCAGTGGAGACGGGCGAGCCCTTCGACGTGGAGCTGCGCATCCTGCGCAGGAATGGCGAGGTGCGCTGGGCACGCTCGCGCGCCTTTCCCCGCCGCGACGAGAGCGGCGCCATCGTCAAATGGTACGGCACGACCGAGGACAATCACGAGCGCAAGCTCGCCGAGGAGGGCCTCAAGCGCCTCAACGAGACGCTGGAACAGCGCATCATTGAGCGCACGGCCGAACTGGTGCGCGCCCAGGAGGCACTGCGCCAGTCGCAGAAGCTGGAGGCCATGGGCCAGCTCACCGGCGGCGTCGCCCACGATTTCAACAATCTGCTCACCCCCATTATCGGCTCGCTGGACCTGCTCCAGCGCCGCAATGTGGGCGATGAGCGCACCAGACCGCTCATCGAGGGCGCGCTGCAGGCCGCCGAGCGGGCGAAGACCTTGGTGCAGCGCCTGCTGGCCTTCGCCCGCCGCCAGCCGCTCCAGCCCACCTCGGTGGATCTGGCGGCCCTGGTGAAGGGCATGGGCGAACTGGTGGCCTCCACCTCCGGCCCGCGCATCAAGGTCACCGCGGACGCGCCCGATAACTTGCCGCCCGCCCATGCCGACGCCAACCAGGTGGAAATGGCCATTCTGAACCTCGCCGTGAATGCCCGCGATGCCATGCCCGACGGCGGCCAGCTGCACATTTCCGCGCAGGAGGAGGAGGTCGGCGCCGATCATGCCGCCAAGTTGCCGCCGGGCCGCTATTTGCGCCTGTCCGTGGCCGATACCGGCACCGGCATGGATGCGGAGACGCTGGCCCGCGCGGTGGAACCCTTCTTCAGCACCAAGGGCATCGGCAAGGGCACGGGCCTCGGCCTGTCCATGGTGCATGGCCTCGCCGCGCAACTGGGTGGCGGCCTGACCTTGCACAGCCGGGTGGGGCTTGGCACCCGCGCGGATCTGTGGCTGCCCGTGGCCGCCGACCTCGCGCCGGAGCCATCCCGCCCCATGGAAGGGGATGTCACGACGGGGCGAGGCACCGTATTGCTGGTGGAGGACGAGCAATTGGTGCGCATCTCCACCGCGGAAATGCTGAACGACCTTGGCTATCAGGTGGCGGTGGCAAGTTCTGCGGAACAGGCATTGCACCTTTTGGGGCAGGGCCTCAAGCCCACCGTCCTGGTGACGGACCACCTGATGGCCGGCATGACGGGGGCGGAGCTTGCCCATTCCGATGCGGTGAAGGCCGCCGGCGTGGCGGTGGTGCTGGTGACCGGCTATGCGGACGACCCCCGGGTGGCCGAGAATCTGGTGCGCCTCAACAAGCCCTTCCGCCGCACCGAACTGGCGCAGGCGCTGGTGGAAGCGGGCCAGAACCAGCTGGGCGCCCCGGCGGCGTGA